The region TGCTTGGAATTATCGCTTGGACGACGCCTTGGCCGGTGCGCCCGGCATGGAGGCGACAGCTGACTTCTCACCTGATGAGAACGGACTGATCCCGATTCGCATGGAGACTTGGGCCGGATTCGTCTTCATCTGCTACAGCCACGAAACGCCGCCGCTCACCGACTGTCTCGGCGACCTTGACCGAACGGCTCGCTAGCCACCGCTTCGTGGATTTCGTTTGTGTGCGTCGTCTCGAGTGCCAAGTTCCCGAGAACTGGAAGCTGATCGCCGAAAATGCCATGGAGGCCTACCACACCGGCACCGTGCACGGTGCTTCGCTGGGCCAGCAGGCTACCCGCGAGCTCGCGATACGGGGTCACTGGGATGCGATTCAGGTTTTGCAGAAAACCTCGATCGCCGTGCTGCCGGGCGAGACCATCCCCTTCGCTCCGGTCAAGGGCCTGAGCGAGGAGGCTCGTGCGGGCACCTTCTTCACCACGCTGCACCCCAACACTCAGCTCGCCTGTGTCCGGGACTGCATGTGGTGGATGACCTACCGACCGGTCGTGTCCGACCACACTGTGCTCAAGGTCGGCCAGTGCTTCCCGCGCGCAACCACCGAACGCGACGACTTCGAAACCGGAGCGGTGCCCTACTTCCACCGTTGGGACACCGGGATCGACGAGGACAAAGCTATCTGCGAGGCGCAGCAGGCTGGCCTGTCGTCGCGGCTCCACCGCCAGGGCCGGTTTTCGGCCAACGAACAGGCGGTCTACCGCTTCAACAACCGGGTATTCGACCAGGTTCTCAACGACGGCACCCCGCAACGGCGCATCTGAAGCGGTCCTGCGCCCGTTGGCTGAAACCGGTCAGCGCGACCCGAGAAACGCCGTCATGTGGAACGCGGCCTGCTCCGGCAGATAGTCCGTGTCCTGTCCGGCGGGACAGGAACGGCGCGCGCGACATCCGAGCGCCATGCAATCAGCCCCCTCCGGTGTGCTCAAGTGATCGGCACATGTCGGAACGTCATAGCGCTCGCCTGAAAAGGCGTTAACGGGACAGGTCACGAGACACGGCTTGTCGGCGCATATCTCACAGGGGCTCGGGCGGTCGTCGGGTCGGGGCAGTCCCTCGACGGCACGATCGAACACGAGTGCGCCACGATAGGCGTGCCAGAGGCCATAGTCCGGATGGATCAGCATGCCGATGGGCGACGGATACACCGGCTCGGCGCGTTGCGCCCAGCGCTGGAACGGGAACCACGGCGGTCCGTCGAAGGGATAGATGGCGCGCGCGGCGAATCGCTCGGCGATCGGGTCGATCACCCGCCTGCTCCAGCGGTTCATGGCGTCTGGCTCGTCGCGGCGCTGGTCGGCAAAGAAACGCCAGAGGCCGGAACCGACGTTGCCCACCATGACCAAGCACCGCGCCGCATCGCCGAGACCGTCTTCGGCATCGGCAGCGAAGGCGCCGCGCGCCAGCAACCCGTGGGATGCGAGCGCAGTCTCGATGTCGCTGTAGTGCAAGCGCGTGCTCAGGCTGGCGGGGCAGTGCCGACCATCGACGGCCGCTGCGAGAACTCCGCATACCAAGCGGCCAGCTTCGGGCAGGTCTCACGCCAACCGAAATCGCCAAGACGGAAGTCAATGTAGCCCAGGGCCACACCGATCGAGATCGTCGCGAGATCGACGTGCCCGCCGATGACATCGATCTCGCCTTCGATCACCGCCAGACCGCGGCTGACCCGGCCATGTTCCTTATGGATGAAATCGCTCCAGATCTTGTCGTCCGGGCGGCGCGTCTCCATCACGCTGGCGACCGCAGCCTGCATCATGCCGTCCGCCAGAGCGTGTCGACGCAAGACTGCGACACGGGTTGCGGCATCAACGGGCATCATGCGGGGGCCACTGCCCATGGTGTCGAGCAGGGTCACGATCACAAGGCTGTCGTAGATCGCTTCGCCGTCGTCGGTGACAAGCGCCGGTACCTTGGCCAGCGGATTGTCGGTCGCCAGTTCGCCCGATGCCATCGTCGACGTTGGCAGCAGTTCGATCCGGTTGGCAAGGCCGCGTTCGTGGGCGGCGACCAGCACCTTGCGGACAAAGGGCGAGGTCGGGCTCTGGTGCAGTTTCATGAGTCTATCAGGTCCTTGGGTAAGATCGTTAGGATGGGATTGATGTACCAGGATGTCGCCGATCTCAACGCGTTTTATCGCACCCGGCTGGGCCAGGTTGCGCGCCGGGTGATGCTCGCCCGCGTCCGGTCGATGTGGCCAGACGTAAAGGGCCAGCGGATCATGGGTCTCGGTTACGCCACGCCCTATCTGAGGGTCTTTCAGGACGAGGCCGATCGCGTGATGTCGTTTGCGCCGGCGCCGCAGGGCGTGATCCGCTGGCCCGATGACGAGCCGGCACAGGTCTGCCTGACCGACGATTTCGCCCTGCCGCTGCCCGACGAGTCGGTCGAACGCATTCTCATGGTCCATGCCCTTGAGCACAGCGAGACGCGCTCGGCCCTGCTGCGCGAGGCCTGGCGCGTTCTCGCCGCCCGCGGCCGGCTACTCGTCGCCGTCGGCAATCGGCGCGGCCTGTGGGCACGCGCCGATCACACCCCGTTCGGCCATGGCTATCCCTTCAACGAAGGGCAGATCGACAAGCTATTGCGCGACAGCATGTTCACACCGCTGGCCACCGAGTTCACTCTCTACGTACCGCCGACCCAACGCGGGCTTTCTCTCTGGTCCGCGCCAGCATGGGAACGCATCGGCCGGCGCTGGGGCCTGCCCCTTCCAGGCGTGGTGCTGGTCGAAGCGTCAAAGCAGATGTATGGCGCCCTGCCCACGGCCGGCCGACGGAGCCTGCGACAACGGATTTTCGTGCCCGGCCATCCTTCGGCCGTCGAATCGTTCAGGAACGACGACGACGACGCAATTTCGGATCGGCGGGACGGTAGAGCTCGAACACCGCCTGCTCGGCGAACAGGTTCGCCTGGCCCTCGAACCCCGACTTGATGACGGTGACCTCACGCTCCTTGGCAATGCCGTAGGCGCGATCAATCTTCAGGCCTTCGATACGGACAAGATCGAGAAAGTCGCACACGGTGCAGGGTCGAATTCTGGTGGTCTGGAACCAAGGCTGCGAGAGGGTCCTCGTATGTGGCATCCGGCCGCGCGTCACCATCGACCAGCGTGCCCGCCAGTGGCCGTAGTTCTGGATCGAGACGATGGCCGTATCGGCGATCCGCAACATCTGGTGCAGGACCTCCTGCGGCTTGTGCACGGCCTGCAACGTATGGCTCAGAATCGCGTAATCGAAGGTTTCGTCGGGGTAGTCCACGAGATGGCGGTCGGCATCGCCTTGGACCACCGGAAGGCCCCGGGCCACGCAGGCGTTCGCGCCGGCCTGACTTATCTCCATGCCACGCCCGTCGCAGCCCTGCTCCTTGTCGAGGTATTCGAGCAGCGCGCCGTCGTCGCAGCCGATATCGAGCAGCCGCGAACCCGGCTCGATCATGCTGGCGACCAGCGCCAGATCGGGTCGGAGGCCGAAGGCGTTGTCGCCGAGGTTGAAGCGATCACGGGCGCCGGAGAGCAGAGACATGAGCCTATATTCCCTGCTCGCGCGCGACGCTGTCGAGGAAGCCGCCCGTTGTTGCGAAGAGATCGGGTTCCTCGAGCAGGAAGGCGTCGTGGCCCTTGTCGCTCTCGATTTCGACGAAACTCACGTTCGCGCCGGCACGGTTCAGCGAGCGCACGACCTCCTTGCTCTCGGAGGTCGGGAACAGCCAGTCGCTTGTGAAGCTGACCAGGAGGAAGCGGGTCGACGTGTTCTTCCAGGCATTCGCGAGGTCGCCGTCGTACTCCGCCTCCAAGTCGAAGTAGTCCATCGCCCGGGTGATGTAGAGGTAAGCGTTGGCATCAAAGCGCTCGACGAAGCTGGCACCCTGATAGCGAAGGTAACTCTCGACCTGGAAATCGGCCTCGAAGCCGAACGACTTGGCGTAGCGGTCCTGCAGCGAACGGCCGAACTTGCGCCACAGGGCAGGTTCGGAGAGGTAGGTGATGTGGGCCGCCATGCGGGCGACCGAGAGCCCTGCCTCGGGCCTCTTGCCTTCCTTGTAGTAGAAGCCGCCGCACCAGTCGGGATCGGCCATGATCGCCTGGCGTCCGACCTCGTGGAACGCGATGTTCTGGGCGGAGTGACGGGCAGCACCCGCAATCGGAACCGCGCTGACGACACGATCGCTGTGGCGGGCCGCCCACTCCAGAACCTGCATGCCGCCCATGGAACCGCCCACGACGCACATGATCTTCTCGATCCCGAGCTGATCGAGAAGACGCGCCTGAACCTCCACCATGTCGCGGATGGTGATCACCGGAAACGACGTGCCGTAGAGCTCGCCGGTTTCGGGATCGACAGCGGCCGGGCCGGTTGTCCCCATGCATCCGCCTAGGCAATTCGGGCAGATCACGAAGAAACGGTCGGCGTCGAGCGGCTTACCGGGACCGACCATGCGCTCCCACCAGCCCGGCTTGCCTGTCACCGGATGATTGCCCAAGGCGTACTGATCGCCGGTCAACGCATGGCAGATTAGCACCGCATTGGTCCGGTCGGCGTTGAGCTCGCCCCATGTCTGGTAGGCTACGGTGACCGGGCCAAGCGTCGCGCCCGATTCCAGCGTGATCGGCGCACCGCCGGCGAGCACTTCCCGCGGCCCGGGAAGCGCCTCCTGCATCTCATGTACGGACTTGCCCGCGAGCGTCATCGTGCAAGGGCCCCGCTGCAATTGGGTTTTCTAAAGGTCGTTGTTCAGGCGGAGCACGCCTTGGGTAGGGAAAGGGACATTCTATGTCAATGTTTTCTTTGCCTTTCCCGGGCCCGTCACCTAAACATCCGAGCTTTCCACGGACAGCAGCAGACCATGACCGTGCCCGTTCCCCGCTCGGGGATTCTCGATATCAAGCCCTATGTGCCCGGTAAGAACGGGACAAGCGACGGCGGCGACCGACCGGTCATCAAGCTGTCGTCGAACGAGTCGGCGCTCGGGCCCAGCTCGCTCGCCGTCGCGGCGGCCAAGGCAGCGACCGAGACGGTCGTGCGCTATCCCGACGGCAGTGCCAGCGACCTGCGCGAGGCGATCGGACGGCGCTGGGGCATCGATCCCGCGCGCATTGTCTGCGGCAACGGTTCGGACGAGCTTCTGGAGATGCTGCCCTCGCTCTACTGCGGAGAGGGCGATGAGGTGCTCTACAGCCAGTACGGTTTCGCGATCTATCCCATCGCCACCAGAGCGGCAGGCGCCACACCGGTGACCGCCCCCGAGGCTGCCTACCGGACGGACGTCGATGCCCTGCTTGCGGCCGTGACGGGGCGGACCAAGCTGGTCTTCGTCGCCAACCCGAACAACCCGACCGGCAGCTACATCCCGACCTCGGAGATCGCGCGCCTGCGCGCGGGCCTGCCCAAGCACGTCCTGCTGGTGATCGATTCCGCCTATGCCGAGTTCGTCAGCCGGGACGACTACAGCGCCGGGGCGGAGCTGGTCCACGACTGTAACAACACGGTCATGACGCGGACCTTCTCGAAGATCTATTCGCTCGCGGGTCTGCGGGTGGGCTGGCTCTACGGCCCCGAAGGCGTGGTCGACGCGATCAACCGGGTGCGCGGTCCTTTCAACGTCAACAGCATCGC is a window of Rhodospirillales bacterium DNA encoding:
- a CDS encoding Rieske (2Fe-2S) protein, producing the protein MAVRRPRRRDARRRLPCRRERRRASSSGPESRDGFPCAFTNTCRHRGAHLATGTCTCARIVCSYHAWNYRLDDALAGAPGMEATADFSPDENGLIPIRMETWAGFVFICYSHETPPLTDCLGDLDRTAR
- a CDS encoding ferredoxin; translation: MHYSDIETALASHGLLARGAFAADAEDGLGDAARCLVMVGNVGSGLWRFFADQRRDEPDAMNRWSRRVIDPIAERFAARAIYPFDGPPWFPFQRWAQRAEPVYPSPIGMLIHPDYGLWHAYRGALVFDRAVEGLPRPDDRPSPCEICADKPCLVTCPVNAFSGERYDVPTCADHLSTPEGADCMALGCRARRSCPAGQDTDYLPEQAAFHMTAFLGSR
- a CDS encoding glutathione S-transferase N-terminal domain-containing protein; this encodes MKLHQSPTSPFVRKVLVAAHERGLANRIELLPTSTMASGELATDNPLAKVPALVTDDGEAIYDSLVIVTLLDTMGSGPRMMPVDAATRVAVLRRHALADGMMQAAVASVMETRRPDDKIWSDFIHKEHGRVSRGLAVIEGEIDVIGGHVDLATISIGVALGYIDFRLGDFGWRETCPKLAAWYAEFSQRPSMVGTAPPA
- a CDS encoding methyltransferase domain-containing protein, which produces MYQDVADLNAFYRTRLGQVARRVMLARVRSMWPDVKGQRIMGLGYATPYLRVFQDEADRVMSFAPAPQGVIRWPDDEPAQVCLTDDFALPLPDESVERILMVHALEHSETRSALLREAWRVLAARGRLLVAVGNRRGLWARADHTPFGHGYPFNEGQIDKLLRDSMFTPLATEFTLYVPPTQRGLSLWSAPAWERIGRRWGLPLPGVVLVEASKQMYGALPTAGRRSLRQRIFVPGHPSAVESFRNDDDDAISDRRDGRARTPPARRTGSPGPRTPT
- the metW gene encoding methionine biosynthesis protein MetW, producing MSLLSGARDRFNLGDNAFGLRPDLALVASMIEPGSRLLDIGCDDGALLEYLDKEQGCDGRGMEISQAGANACVARGLPVVQGDADRHLVDYPDETFDYAILSHTLQAVHKPQEVLHQMLRIADTAIVSIQNYGHWRARWSMVTRGRMPHTRTLSQPWFQTTRIRPCTVCDFLDLVRIEGLKIDRAYGIAKEREVTVIKSGFEGQANLFAEQAVFELYRPADPKLRRRRRS
- a CDS encoding homoserine O-acetyltransferase; the encoded protein is MTLAGKSVHEMQEALPGPREVLAGGAPITLESGATLGPVTVAYQTWGELNADRTNAVLICHALTGDQYALGNHPVTGKPGWWERMVGPGKPLDADRFFVICPNCLGGCMGTTGPAAVDPETGELYGTSFPVITIRDMVEVQARLLDQLGIEKIMCVVGGSMGGMQVLEWAARHSDRVVSAVPIAGAARHSAQNIAFHEVGRQAIMADPDWCGGFYYKEGKRPEAGLSVARMAAHITYLSEPALWRKFGRSLQDRYAKSFGFEADFQVESYLRYQGASFVERFDANAYLYITRAMDYFDLEAEYDGDLANAWKNTSTRFLLVSFTSDWLFPTSESKEVVRSLNRAGANVSFVEIESDKGHDAFLLEEPDLFATTGGFLDSVAREQGI
- a CDS encoding histidinol-phosphate transaminase, with protein sequence MTVPVPRSGILDIKPYVPGKNGTSDGGDRPVIKLSSNESALGPSSLAVAAAKAATETVVRYPDGSASDLREAIGRRWGIDPARIVCGNGSDELLEMLPSLYCGEGDEVLYSQYGFAIYPIATRAAGATPVTAPEAAYRTDVDALLAAVTGRTKLVFVANPNNPTGSYIPTSEIARLRAGLPKHVLLVIDSAYAEFVSRDDYSAGAELVHDCNNTVMTRTFSKIYSLAGLRVGWLYGPEGVVDAINRVRGPFNVNSIALAAAGAAIEDDDHVARAREHNEHWLPRLTQSLRSMGLTVHDSVVNFLLVRFPGGAEQAKAAERFLIENRIFVRNLEAYGILDGLRINIGLGHEMDALTECLARFMGRP